In Rhodothermales bacterium, the genomic stretch CACGCACAGCAATAGCTTCCTCTCGACTCTCAAGCAGGATTTCGCGCACAAAGACCTGTTCGGGCAGCCGAAACTCTGCACGATTCGTCGTGAAGTGCGAGCGAAGCGAATCCTCCGGTATTTCGAGGTTGTCGGCCAGTGCTTCCCACGCGCGCTCGTAGGTCCAGTCTCTCAACTCGTCTTCAAGGGCCCGCTTGAACTCCGGTGCCTCCTCGATTCCCGATCCCCGTGCCCGGCGAAGAATAGCCAGGCGGATCATGATGCCTTCGAGGAAGGCGTCGAGGATTTCGGGGGTCCGGACCATTGTTCGTTGCTCGGCGCTGGCGAAAACGGCCTCGTCGAAGAACTCGCCAACTGTGAGAGTCCGCCCGTCCAACTCGACCAGGACGTCATTCATCTCGATATTCGTCACTTGTTCTCGACGGTCGATGGTCGTCCCGACGAGCCGCTCAAAAAGCGCGGCCAGAACGGGTTCGTCGATCCTGGGTGCGATCTCCTCAAGAAGTGCATCATACGTAGCCTTCTTCGCAAGCTGGCGACGGCGAACAACTACGTAGCGGCTAAGATTGGCTTTGCGCTCCGCGAATTCGGTTTCCGAGATGACAGGTTTGACCAGACGATCATCCAGCCGAATGACGGAATAGCCCTGCGCCGTCCTGACGGGCGGCGATATCTCCCCGACTTCCAGTGCATAGGCAGCCTCTTCAAAGGCCGGATCCATTTCGTCGAATCCGAAATAGCCAAGAGAACCCCCGTTTTCTGCCAGCGCCGGATCCTCGAAGTGCTCGCGGGCGAGATCCTCAAAGCGCTCTCCCCGCTGAAGCCTCTCGTGCAGGGTTGCGGCAGCGTCAAGCGTCGGTGCGTACAGGTGACTTGCTTTCAGCGTCGTCTTGGTTCTCAGGAAGAGCTGCCGAAGATCCTGCTCCCGGACAGCAATCGAATCGTACACGGCCCGCGCCAGATAGCCTTCAATGAGCAGCTTTCGTATGACACGGTCGCGTGAAAACTCATACTCGGGAGAACTGGCAACTCCATTGTCATTCTGCTCACGCACGAGGAGATCGACGGAAATGAGTCGCTCGAGGAAATCCCGACGGCGCATGGGTGTGTCTTCCAGGCCTGTCTCGAGCAGGTACTGCGCGTATTCTGTTCTGTAGCGATCTACTGTGATTGGCACGCCGTCGACGTCTGCCACTGCGACCGGGTCGTCACCAGCAGGACGGATGATGCCGAGCCAGGCGGCCGAGGCAGCGGCTGCAATCAATACCACTATGATGGCCGGCTTACGCATTCGATGGCTCCCTCGCTACGCCGCGAACGGATTCGAGTACCTCGTCCATTGCGCCAGACTTTTGTTCAGCGACGGTCGATCGACGCACCACGACGCTCGGCGCAAGGACGGTGTGCCGTGCCCCGAGTTCGGGCTCGGCGATGCGCGCCAGAAGCATTTCCGTTGCGAGGCGGCCCATATCGTACATGGGTTGCCGAAGCGTACTCAATCCGATGTGTCGGCTGAAGTGAAGATCGTCGAAGCCGATAATCGCTACGTCATGAGGAACCGCCAGGCCACGATCCTGAACGGCTGCCAGGGCTCCGACAGCCTGAACGTCGGAGGTGACGAACACTGCATCAGGCTTGCCACGATCAAGCAGTGCATTCATGGCAGTGTAGCCCTGAGCTTCACTGAAGCCGTGTCGCGTCTGATCCGTGCTCGCCATGACAAGATCATGGTCGACGGGGATTCGCTCATCTTGCAGCGCCCGACAGTAGCCTTGATAGCGATCGTGCGCAGGAACCGAGCCGGCGTGCCCCATGATGAGGCCAATTCGCGAGTGACCTTGCTCAATCAGGTGCCCGGTCGCCAGATACCCGCCGAGCTCATTGTCGATCGAAACGGAATCAAAATCCGGATGGGAGCAATCAACGAACACCGCTCGCTGCCCGGATCGCCTGAGTTTTGCGATTCTACCGTCGTCGACGGGCGTCGAAAATATCATGGCGCCGTCGGACCGACCCCGATGCAGGGCGCGGTCCAGCTGCGTGCCGACTTCCTCCATCGTTCGAGCGGTGTAGACGAGAAGATCGA encodes the following:
- a CDS encoding peptidylprolyl isomerase, whose protein sequence is MRKPAIIVVLIAAAASAAWLGIIRPAGDDPVAVADVDGVPITVDRYRTEYAQYLLETGLEDTPMRRRDFLERLISVDLLVREQNDNGVASSPEYEFSRDRVIRKLLIEGYLARAVYDSIAVREQDLRQLFLRTKTTLKASHLYAPTLDAAATLHERLQRGERFEDLAREHFEDPALAENGGSLGYFGFDEMDPAFEEAAYALEVGEISPPVRTAQGYSVIRLDDRLVKPVISETEFAERKANLSRYVVVRRRQLAKKATYDALLEEIAPRIDEPVLAALFERLVGTTIDRREQVTNIEMNDVLVELDGRTLTVGEFFDEAVFASAEQRTMVRTPEILDAFLEGIMIRLAILRRARGSGIEEAPEFKRALEDELRDWTYERAWEALADNLEIPEDSLRSHFTTNRAEFRLPEQVFVREILLESREEAIAVRGTVTPDNFSDTARRRSVRPRADERGGALGFVARDQLGVLADRVFSAESGDILGPIEVGGRYVVLYVGERKPEREAEYADAKDAIRRQLEFVWLRKAVRDHARELRGRYPVTIFDETLGSLQLRQEQAS
- a CDS encoding LacI family DNA-binding transcriptional regulator, translated to MGVTIYDIAERASVSIATVSRVLNNQARVAQKTRRRVLEVASELGYQPHASAQSLARRKSSLISAVIPMITNYFFMEVLRGLQDRLAESEFDLLVYTARTMEEVGTQLDRALHRGRSDGAMIFSTPVDDGRIAKLRRSGQRAVFVDCSHPDFDSVSIDNELGGYLATGHLIEQGHSRIGLIMGHAGSVPAHDRYQGYCRALQDERIPVDHDLVMASTDQTRHGFSEAQGYTAMNALLDRGKPDAVFVTSDVQAVGALAAVQDRGLAVPHDVAIIGFDDLHFSRHIGLSTLRQPMYDMGRLATEMLLARIAEPELGARHTVLAPSVVVRRSTVAEQKSGAMDEVLESVRGVAREPSNA